The following coding sequences lie in one Rutidosis leptorrhynchoides isolate AG116_Rl617_1_P2 chromosome 4, CSIRO_AGI_Rlap_v1, whole genome shotgun sequence genomic window:
- the LOC139843769 gene encoding zinc finger CCCH domain-containing protein 14-like, with product MEFGGRKRGRQDGGYNGAPKRPRDEMDSFTPGVGSKSKPCTKFFSTSGCPFGEGCHFLHYVPGGYSAVKQLPTVGGPGPAGRKPPMKQPFIDGPLKSKLCSKVNTPEGCKFGDGCRFAHSEMELSTRPNFQAFEDPRGLAGPVNYGGGYQGRMEPGPLGGLAAAANFGQSATAKISIDGALAGPIIGKGGVNSKQISRLTGVKLAIRDHDTDPNQKNIELEGTFDQIKQASAMVHELIMNIGSGGRGGGANGPPPRKPGGFPQQDKPGHGLGLGHGGANKMKTKMCENFIKGQCTFGERCHFAHGENELRS from the exons ATGGAATTCGGTGGACGTAAACGAGGCAGACAGGATGGCGGTTACAACGGAGCTCCCAAAAGACCTAGAGATG AAATGGACTCTTTTACACCTGGTGTAGGAAGCAAATCAAAGCCGTGCACGAAGTTTTTCAG CACTTCTGGTTGTCCATTTGGTGAAGGATGTCACTTTCTACATTACGTCCCTGGAGGCTACAGTGCTGTGAAGCAGTTACCAACTGTGGGCGGGCCCGGGCCCGCTGGAAGAAAACCTCCTATGAAACAGCCTTTTATTGACGGCCCACTCAAAAGCAAGCTTTGTAGCAAAGTCAACACTCCTGAAGGATGCAAATTCGGAGACGGTTGTCGATTTGCTCACAGTGAAATGGAGCTCAGTACCCGACCAAACTTCCAAGCTTTTGAAGATCCCCGTGGTCTAGCGGGTCCGGTCAATTATGGTGGTGGCTATCAAGGCCGGATGGAACCTGGCCCACTGGGTGGTCTAGCAGCAGCAGCCAACTTTGGTCAATCTGCCACTGCCAAAATCAGCATAGATGGGGCTCTGGCTGGGCCTATTATAGGTAAGGGTGGGGTCAATTCTAAGCAGATATCTCGTCTTACTGGGGTCAAGCTAGCAATAAGAGATCATGACACTGACCCGAATCAAAAGAATATTGAGCTTGAAGGTACTTTTGATCAGATCAAACAGGCTAGTGCAATGGTGCATGAACTAATCATGAACATTGGTTctggtggtcgtggtggtggtgCAAATGGTCCACCTCCAAGAAAACCTGGTGGTTTCCCTCAACAGGATAAACCGGGACATGGGCTTGGTCTTGGACATGGCGGTGCAAATAAAATGAAGACAAAAATGTGTGAGAACTTTATAAAGGGACAGTGCACCTTCGGTGAAAGGTGCCATTTTGCACATGGCGAGAATGAGCTTCGTAGCTAG